One window from the genome of [Clostridium] celerecrescens 18A encodes:
- a CDS encoding ABC transporter permease, with product MIKYICKRLIYLALTLWVIVTATFFLMKKLPGSPFDAERFNMMSIQQQQAILEQYGLNESVPRQYLKYMGNILHGDFGTSFTYTGQKVSTVIGGRIGPSALIGLQAVLIGLAVGLTLGIIAAWRHNSGIDYFTMIVAVLGVSVPNFVAAALLQYYVALKWGILPVGFWTDWKCSVLPSIALSFSATAMIARFIRTEMLEVLEQDYIVTAKAKGLSPMKVLMRHAVRNSIIPVVTILGPIVVNLLTGSLAVENIYTIPGIGSLFVDSIKANDYSTIMGITIFYSAFYIFVVLIVDIAYSLIDPRIRLAAGKEG from the coding sequence ATGATAAAATATATCTGCAAGCGACTGATATATCTGGCGCTGACATTATGGGTCATTGTAACAGCTACTTTTTTTCTGATGAAAAAGCTGCCAGGATCTCCTTTTGATGCGGAGCGCTTTAATATGATGTCTATTCAGCAGCAGCAGGCCATTTTAGAGCAGTATGGGCTGAATGAGTCCGTGCCCCGGCAATACCTAAAGTATATGGGAAATATCCTGCATGGAGATTTCGGAACATCCTTTACCTATACTGGACAGAAGGTATCTACCGTAATCGGAGGAAGGATCGGCCCCTCAGCTTTGATTGGCCTTCAGGCAGTGCTGATCGGTCTGGCTGTTGGCCTGACATTGGGAATTATCGCGGCGTGGAGACATAACAGCGGAATTGACTATTTCACTATGATTGTAGCTGTTCTTGGAGTTTCTGTACCTAATTTTGTAGCTGCGGCTCTTTTGCAGTATTATGTGGCCTTAAAATGGGGAATCCTGCCCGTTGGTTTTTGGACAGACTGGAAATGTTCGGTTCTGCCGTCCATTGCCTTATCATTTTCTGCGACTGCCATGATCGCCCGGTTTATCCGGACTGAGATGCTGGAGGTGTTGGAGCAGGATTACATTGTCACTGCCAAAGCCAAGGGTCTTAGTCCAATGAAGGTACTCATGCGCCATGCGGTAAGAAATTCGATCATCCCTGTGGTGACGATTCTGGGACCCATTGTTGTAAATCTTCTGACAGGCTCCCTTGCTGTTGAGAATATTTATACCATCCCTGGAATTGGCAGCTTATTTGTAGACAGTATAAAGGCTAATGACTATTCCACGATCATGGGAATCACGATTTTTTACAGCGCTTTCTATATTTTTGTAGTGCTGATCGTTGATATCGCTTATTCCCTCATCGATCCCAGGATTCGTCTGGCAGCCGGTAAGGAGGGGTAA